In Candidatus Tiamatella incendiivivens, a single genomic region encodes these proteins:
- a CDS encoding sodium:solute symporter family protein — MEERLIIELTVLLLYIILGTIGAILGRKYGVKTSREYYIGGGKLGTFLAALTYAATTYSSFMIVGLVGIAYFTGIGSLGFELSYYIATLLLLATLAPIIYRKARERGWVTPSEMLGDLYGSPRLAATIAVIYFLALLPYASAQLKGIGETIATAGGQGYYAWGILLGFTLILAWTILAGIWSVAITDAIQGVWMVTAAILLLGWLIWELFYGLHMNTSTIMSNLENNGLLEVSPVQGFWKIPVFISFTLPWLFFAITNPQVLQRVYMPKNKESLRGMIIWFGVFGLLYTIMVVAIGMLARAGGTTLIPFKLHGKDSVTPALLNIAPVWISVIVFVSIIAASISTVDSIILSVSSSVGHDLPYDKRKISELSVAKTTIVLMGIIVSGIAYLRVSYIVQLSVLSSLFLLPLLPPTLAGLLSKEPKKYNSLSWASLVLGLLIAVLLTYYVGVSKVFSAEVLGLTTPVWVFIASWIPWIQVLKEQ; from the coding sequence GTGGAAGAAAGACTAATCATAGAACTAACAGTACTACTACTTTACATAATTCTAGGTACAATAGGAGCAATACTCGGGAGGAAGTACGGTGTCAAAACAAGCAGAGAATACTATATAGGAGGCGGTAAACTGGGAACATTCCTAGCAGCATTGACATATGCAGCGACCACGTACAGTAGCTTCATGATAGTCGGGCTAGTTGGAATAGCGTACTTCACGGGAATAGGAAGCTTAGGCTTTGAATTATCCTATTATATTGCAACTCTCCTACTACTAGCAACTCTTGCTCCCATAATTTACAGGAAGGCAAGGGAGAGAGGATGGGTTACGCCCAGCGAAATGCTGGGAGACCTCTACGGTTCACCGAGACTAGCTGCTACAATAGCAGTAATATACTTTCTCGCACTTCTTCCCTATGCCTCAGCACAGCTAAAAGGAATAGGGGAAACAATAGCTACTGCAGGTGGACAGGGCTACTATGCTTGGGGGATACTTCTCGGGTTCACGCTTATACTAGCATGGACTATACTAGCTGGTATATGGAGTGTGGCTATAACAGATGCGATACAAGGTGTTTGGATGGTAACAGCTGCAATACTACTCTTGGGTTGGCTAATATGGGAACTTTTCTACGGTCTCCATATGAACACTTCGACAATAATGAGCAACCTAGAGAACAATGGTTTACTCGAGGTTTCACCAGTCCAAGGATTCTGGAAGATACCGGTATTCATATCATTCACACTTCCATGGCTATTCTTCGCGATAACAAACCCTCAAGTACTCCAGAGGGTTTACATGCCGAAGAACAAGGAGAGCCTTAGAGGAATGATAATATGGTTTGGAGTATTCGGTCTTCTCTACACAATAATGGTAGTAGCGATTGGAATGCTAGCAAGAGCGGGTGGAACAACACTCATACCTTTCAAGCTACATGGAAAAGACTCTGTAACTCCAGCACTCCTGAACATAGCGCCTGTATGGATATCAGTAATAGTGTTCGTGAGCATAATAGCAGCCAGTATATCCACAGTGGACTCCATAATACTCTCGGTATCCAGCTCAGTGGGGCATGACTTGCCATATGATAAAAGAAAGATAAGCGAGCTGTCAGTGGCTAAAACAACTATCGTGCTAATGGGAATTATAGTGTCGGGAATAGCATATCTAAGAGTCTCCTATATAGTCCAGCTAAGCGTCCTCTCGAGCCTGTTCCTACTACCACTTCTCCCGCCAACACTAGCCGGACTACTATCAAAGGAGCCGAAGAAGTATAACTCGCTTTCCTGGGCCTCTCTGGTACTCGGTTTACTCATAGCTGTATTACTAACGTACTATGTGGGTGTTTCAAAAGTATTCAGCGCGGAAGTGCTAGGGTTGACAACACCTGTATGGGTCTTCATAGCTTCCTGGATACCATGGATCCAGGTCCTCAAAGAACAGTAG
- a CDS encoding GTP cyclohydrolase, FolE2/MptA family, translating to MEVEIQDMPPKHPYPLDLVGVKGVKYLVRIRSPKGVIEFPVTYNAYVKLSPRRRAVHLSRNIEAFIEALVEAERKGKESLEALMEEVAVKLLGKHSYTEYARAELELEHFIETGKTLEPVNVRISVEAWRNDGKRWTLTLGVTGITACPHAQVNISKKLNTPVNRTPTHMQRARIEATISFTEKRVYRIEDIALKLLQAFSQPTRTLLKKDDEADLIIKAHKNPKLVEDVARDALNILEKVIEPPAQICVRATSYESIHPYNVFAERCMVLDK from the coding sequence TTGGAAGTTGAAATACAGGACATGCCTCCGAAACACCCATACCCCCTTGACCTAGTAGGAGTCAAGGGAGTAAAGTATTTAGTGAGAATAAGGAGTCCCAAAGGAGTAATAGAGTTCCCTGTAACATATAACGCCTACGTTAAACTCTCACCAAGAAGAAGAGCGGTTCATTTATCTAGGAATATTGAAGCATTCATAGAAGCCCTGGTCGAGGCAGAGAGAAAGGGAAAAGAAAGCCTAGAGGCACTAATGGAAGAAGTAGCTGTTAAACTCTTGGGAAAGCATAGTTACACGGAATACGCGAGAGCAGAACTAGAGCTAGAGCACTTCATAGAAACGGGGAAAACACTGGAGCCTGTTAATGTGAGAATATCAGTTGAGGCCTGGAGGAACGATGGTAAAAGATGGACGTTAACGCTGGGAGTTACTGGTATAACTGCTTGTCCTCATGCTCAGGTTAATATATCAAAGAAGCTTAACACCCCAGTTAACAGGACCCCCACGCACATGCAGAGAGCTAGAATAGAGGCAACAATATCATTCACAGAGAAGAGAGTATATAGAATAGAGGACATAGCCCTGAAACTTCTTCAAGCATTCTCCCAACCAACAAGAACACTCCTCAAAAAAGACGATGAAGCTGATCTAATAATAAAAGCACACAAAAATCCTAAGCTCGTAGAAGACGTAGCAAGGGACGCACTAAACATACTAGAGAAAGTGATTGAACCACCTGCACAAATATGCGTGAGAGCAACCAGTTACGAGAGCATCCATCCGTACAATGTTTTCGCAGAAAGATGCATGGTGTTAGATAAATAA
- the pheT gene encoding phenylalanine--tRNA ligase subunit beta, giving the protein MPVIRLSLEKIMNLTGLTSRELEDTLFRLKCESEEIEPGVLEVEVNPDRPDMLITEGLVRAINGLTGKETGYSAYSTVKTNYSVELGNLRTRKHIAVGIVENVNVDEEFLQELIQFQEKLHVTFGRRRRKAAIGFHNLSKLPCNKLEYTYLDSSEVKFQPLHGDREMSGLEILEETEQGKLYGGINLEQGEHPFLLACGEVIAMPPVINAEITRVEPGTHSLLIDVTGPDKWTVMKLLDIITLNLAEREGAKIGQVTVMSESEEIFTPLLEEELVELKPDYTHQVLDMEIPIREQAEILERMRYNVEVSESKLIVTVPPYRVDILGEIDLVEDIAIAYGYDNIPLKTTWTIMRGGLSNRTMFIRKISEILIGAGFTEIMQLVLTGPTTLSGKWNPSILVEIGNPVMVEYSILRPSLIPGLIRVARTNISTSKPVKTFEIGQVAYKEKGIVRESWRLGLLYMDDEASYEQLQAVVYKVIKLLGIKPGAAESKHPYFIEGRTGKILANNMGVGFLGEARPDILLEFGIEYPTVLAEIDLDKLMEAVGWIGS; this is encoded by the coding sequence ATGCCTGTAATAAGGCTTAGCTTAGAAAAGATAATGAACCTCACTGGACTCACTTCAAGGGAGTTAGAGGACACTCTATTCCGATTGAAATGCGAGTCTGAAGAAATTGAGCCAGGGGTTCTCGAGGTAGAAGTAAACCCGGATAGACCGGATATGCTAATAACAGAAGGACTAGTGAGAGCGATAAATGGGTTAACGGGAAAAGAAACAGGTTACTCGGCTTACTCTACAGTAAAAACGAACTATAGTGTTGAGCTAGGGAACCTTAGAACAAGGAAGCATATAGCTGTAGGAATAGTAGAGAACGTGAATGTCGACGAGGAATTCCTACAAGAACTGATACAATTCCAGGAAAAACTACACGTAACCTTCGGCCGGAGAAGGAGGAAAGCTGCGATAGGATTTCATAACCTCTCAAAGCTCCCTTGTAATAAACTGGAATACACATACCTTGACTCATCCGAAGTAAAATTTCAACCGCTACATGGAGATAGGGAAATGTCTGGGCTAGAGATCCTCGAGGAAACAGAGCAAGGCAAATTATACGGTGGTATAAACCTCGAACAGGGAGAACACCCATTCCTATTAGCCTGTGGGGAAGTCATTGCAATGCCTCCTGTAATAAATGCAGAGATAACTAGGGTTGAACCTGGGACACATAGTCTCTTGATAGATGTGACGGGTCCCGACAAGTGGACTGTAATGAAGCTACTAGACATAATAACTCTTAATCTAGCGGAGAGGGAGGGAGCTAAGATAGGGCAAGTTACAGTAATGTCTGAGAGTGAGGAAATCTTTACACCGTTGTTGGAAGAAGAATTAGTGGAACTGAAACCTGATTATACTCACCAGGTATTAGATATGGAAATTCCAATACGAGAGCAAGCTGAGATCCTTGAGAGAATGAGGTATAATGTCGAAGTATCGGAGTCAAAGCTCATTGTTACAGTACCTCCATACCGAGTAGATATTCTAGGAGAGATCGATCTAGTGGAAGATATTGCAATAGCATATGGTTACGATAACATTCCACTCAAGACTACGTGGACTATCATGCGTGGAGGACTCTCAAACAGGACAATGTTTATTAGAAAAATATCAGAGATACTTATAGGAGCAGGATTTACTGAAATTATGCAACTAGTATTAACTGGGCCTACGACGCTCTCAGGCAAATGGAACCCTAGTATCCTGGTTGAAATAGGGAACCCTGTAATGGTAGAATACAGTATACTCAGGCCGAGCCTGATACCCGGGCTCATACGGGTCGCTAGAACTAATATCTCCACTTCTAAACCCGTCAAAACCTTCGAAATAGGACAAGTAGCCTACAAAGAAAAGGGGATAGTTAGGGAGTCATGGAGGCTTGGTCTCCTATATATGGACGACGAAGCAAGCTACGAGCAATTGCAAGCTGTGGTATACAAAGTCATCAAGCTCCTGGGAATTAAGCCTGGAGCGGCCGAGTCCAAACACCCCTACTTCATAGAGGGGAGGACTGGAAAGATCCTTGCAAATAACATGGGAGTGGGATTCCTAGGTGAAGCAAGGCCGGACATACTGCTTGAATTCGGCATAGAATACCCTACAGTCCTGGCGGAAATAGATCTTGATAAATTAATGGAGGCGGTAGGTTGGATTGGAAGTTGA
- a CDS encoding phenylalanine--tRNA ligase subunit alpha, producing MDERLVLSESEYDLLRRMVEKRVSKAKLDDLPNIIELDKSTIASLSELLQSKDVLRILEKREKKYVLTGRGVKVLRDGLPEENLVKLVSQGVTELRRIREKLGDEAGIAIGIARRNGWITISGGIVELAKPIDDILREVEEKKSLLREVAEKGFGESKLLSELIRRGLVREEEVVEKIILTAKRLVQVLEEATVEKGRLTHQDLKTGRWARVKLRKYDVSAEPPDIRLGRRHFLSEFLDMLRDLMKELGFTEAEGPLVELELYNFDLLFQPQDHPAREVHDTLWIRDPIYGRLEGLEDLVERVRHVHEKGWGYKWSTLKASKHVLRSQTTSVSARVITSKPEPPIRYFSLGRVFRSDVIDASHLPEFHQLDGIMGDELTSFRDLLGMLTEISERLGFRIRFKPGYFPFTEPSVEGYVKLPNGKWLELFGAGMFRPEVLEMAGIDYPVVAWGFGVERLAAAYYGLTDIRMLYSRDIDFISDFPVRRMR from the coding sequence TTGGATGAACGCCTGGTGCTCAGTGAATCCGAGTATGATCTATTGAGGAGAATGGTTGAGAAAAGAGTAAGCAAGGCAAAACTAGATGATCTCCCCAATATAATAGAACTAGACAAGTCAACAATTGCAAGTCTATCAGAGTTGCTCCAGTCCAAGGATGTTTTGAGGATACTAGAGAAAAGGGAGAAAAAATACGTGCTAACTGGTAGAGGCGTGAAAGTTCTTAGAGACGGTTTACCTGAGGAGAATCTAGTGAAACTAGTCTCACAAGGCGTTACAGAGCTCAGGCGAATAAGAGAAAAGCTAGGAGACGAGGCAGGGATCGCTATAGGAATAGCCCGTAGGAACGGTTGGATAACAATAAGTGGAGGGATTGTGGAACTAGCAAAGCCTATTGATGATATCCTGAGAGAGGTAGAGGAGAAGAAGAGTTTACTCAGGGAAGTAGCGGAGAAAGGATTCGGTGAGAGTAAGCTACTCAGTGAGCTTATTAGAAGAGGACTCGTACGTGAAGAAGAGGTAGTTGAGAAAATCATTCTAACAGCGAAACGCTTAGTGCAAGTGTTAGAGGAGGCTACTGTAGAGAAAGGTAGATTGACGCACCAGGATCTAAAGACAGGTAGATGGGCACGGGTGAAATTGAGGAAATATGATGTATCAGCAGAACCACCGGATATCAGACTAGGCAGAAGACACTTCCTAAGCGAGTTCCTTGACATGTTAAGGGACCTAATGAAGGAACTTGGCTTCACAGAGGCTGAAGGACCTCTGGTGGAACTTGAACTATATAATTTCGACTTACTTTTCCAGCCCCAGGATCATCCTGCTAGAGAAGTTCATGACACTCTGTGGATAAGGGATCCAATCTACGGTAGGTTAGAAGGGTTGGAAGATCTAGTTGAGCGGGTGAGGCATGTGCATGAGAAGGGCTGGGGGTATAAATGGAGCACGTTAAAAGCTTCTAAACATGTTTTGAGAAGTCAAACAACAAGTGTTTCAGCGAGAGTAATAACATCAAAGCCGGAGCCCCCGATAAGGTATTTCTCGCTTGGAAGGGTTTTCCGGAGCGATGTAATTGACGCCAGTCATCTACCAGAGTTCCATCAGTTAGACGGGATTATGGGAGACGAGTTAACGAGTTTCAGGGATCTCCTTGGAATGCTTACGGAGATATCTGAGAGACTAGGGTTTAGGATAAGATTCAAGCCCGGATACTTTCCATTTACAGAGCCGAGCGTGGAAGGATACGTGAAATTGCCGAATGGAAAATGGTTAGAGTTGTTCGGTGCAGGCATGTTCAGACCGGAAGTACTTGAAATGGCTGGGATAGATTACCCTGTTGTTGCTTGGGGGTTCGGTGTTGAGAGGCTTGCCGCTGCTTATTACGGTTTGACTGATATAAGGATGCTTTATTCTAGGGATATAGATTTCATTTCCGACTTCCCTGTTAGGAGGATGCGTTAA